The Henckelia pumila isolate YLH828 chromosome 2, ASM3356847v2, whole genome shotgun sequence genome includes a window with the following:
- the LOC140883641 gene encoding uncharacterized protein has translation MAEFLEAATSITMASTLRGRKELRFLSSFAATQPPPPQFFLSPTNSRTQNVKSWKRCLSASCSNRAAVGGKTLFPGITSEKEASNQKSNGNSGDKISRKRRVFLLDVNPLCYKGSTPSLESFAHWISLFFSQVSFNDPVIAVLDGESGNEHRRQLLPTYKANRRRSLPQFHGLRSARSIFRRSEKLVIDVLEKCNVPVVKIKGYEADDVVATLVEEVLKMGYRVAIASPDKDFKQLISEDVQIVLPVPEFDRWSFYTIKHYIAQYNCDPQSDLSLRCILGDEIDGVPGIQHLVPGFGRRTALKLLKKHGSLENLLSAAAVRTVGRQYAQEALTSHADFLRRNYEVLSLKRDIDVHVDERWLSWRDAESDPIILSNFMHLLAHTQKLNAQTNPI, from the exons ATGGCGGAATTTCTGGAGGCAGCCACTTCCATTACCATGGCTTCCACTTTGCGAGGTAGAAAAGAGCTTCGTTTCCTCTCTTCCTTCGCCGCAACCCAACCTCCGCCGCCGCAATTTTTTCTCTCACCGACAAACTCAAGAACCCAAAATGTAAAATCGTGGAAGCGCTGCCTTTCAGCGTCGTGCAGTAATCGGGCTGCCGTCGGTGGCAAAACCCTTTTTCCTGGAATCACTTCGGAGAAAGAAGCTTCGAATCAGAAGAGTAATGGGAATTCGGGCGATAAGATATCGAGGAAGAGGAGGGTGTTTTTGTTGGATGTGAATCCGTTGTGTTACAAAGGAAGCACGCCGAGTTTGGAGTCTTTTGCTCATTGGATTTCCCTTTTCTTCTCCCAAGTCAGCTTCAATGATCCTGTCATTGCT GTTCTGGATGGGGAAAGTGGCAATGAGCACCGCAGACAGCTCTTACCAACATATAAAGCTAATAGAAGGAGATCATTGCCGCAGTTTCACGGATTGAGAAGTGCACGGAGTATATTTAGACGCTCAGAAAAGCTTGTGATAGATGTTCTTGAGAAATGCAATGTGCCG GTTGTGAAGATCAAAGGGTACGAAGCAGACGATGTTGTTGCGACACTTGTGGAAGAAGTTCTGAAAATGGGATATCGAGTTGCTATTGCTTCGCCTGACAAAGATTTCAAGCAATTGATATCAGAAGATGTCCAGATTGTTCTACCTGTACCAGAATTCGATCGATGGTCCTTTTACACAATAAAGCACTACATAGCTCAATACAATTGTGATCCACAGTCTGATTTGAGCTTAA GATGCATTTTAGGCGATGAAATAGATGGCGTACCTGGAATCCAACATCTTGTTCCTGGTTTTGGTCGGAGGACTGCTTTAAAGCTCTTGAAAAAGCATGGTTCCTTGGAAAATTTACTTAGTGCTGCCGCTGTAAGAACTGTGGGCAGACAATATGCACAAGAAGCCCTCACGAGCCATGCTGATTTTTTACGGAGAAATTATGAAGTCCTTTCCTTAAAAAG AGATATTGATGTCCATGTTGATGAGAGGTGGCTGTCTTGGAGGGATGCAGAGAGTGATCCGAtaattttatcaaattttatgcATCTTTTGGCGCACACTCAGAAGCTCAATGCGCAAACGAATCCCATTTAA
- the LOC140883667 gene encoding probable rRNA-processing protein EBP2 homolog, with product MSNKGTMNGTGKEDDDPFVSESESEDGEDVQVTEPSKTAINNKDGLLDKFADISWPENVDWIQKLSIDIDQGQEVDVNDDLNRELAFYTQALEGARQAFMKFQSMGLPFLRPSDYYAEMVKTDQHMEKVKGRLLAEKRKTEEAEERRKSRENKKLAKEIQVQKQRERAKEKKEDIESVKKWRKQRQRSGFAKDDNDGDLSFAFEDGKSFERSNKKRPGVSPGDRSGGKVKQGGGMGKKGFNKRKGKESKDAKFGFGGKKGMRKQNTADTTNDLRDFGKGTFPRSKKQKR from the coding sequence ATGTCGAATAAGGGGACAATGAATGGCACCGGGAAAGAGGATGATGATCCGTTTGTttctgaatcagaatcagaagatGGTGAAGACGTGCAGGTGACCGAGCCTTCGAAGACTGCTATTAACAACAAGGATGGTTTATTGGATAAATTTGCAGATATCAGCTGGCCTGAAAATGTAGACTGGATACAAAAACTTTCTATTGATATTGATCAGGGGCAAGAGGTGGATGTGAATGATGACCTGAACCGGGAACTTGCTTTCTACACACAGGCACTAGAAGGTGCAAGACAGGCCTTCATGAAGTTTCAGTCAATGGGGCTACCTTTCCTGAGGCCTTCTGACTATTATGCAGAAATGGTGAAAACGGATCAACACATGGAAAAGGTAAAGGGACGGCTTTTGGCAGAGAAGAGAAAGACTGAAGAGGCTGAGGAGAGAAGGAAGTCAAGGGAGAATAAGAAGTTAGCCAAAGAGATACAGGTTCAGAAGCAGAGGGAGAGGgctaaagaaaagaaagaagatatcGAATCAGTCAAGAAGTGGCGGAAGCAGAGGCAGCGGAGTGGATTTGCCAAGGATGACAATGATGGTGATCTTAGCTTTGCTTTTGAAGATGGGAAATCGTTTGAAAGATCGAATAAGAAGAGGCCAGGTGTGTCTCCCGGAGATCGATCTGGAGGGAAGGTAAAACAAGGTGGTGGCATGGGGAAGAAGGGATTCAACAAGAGAAAAGGCAAGGAATCCAAGGACGCTAAATTTGGATTTGGTGGGAAGAAAGGAATGAGAAAGCAAAACACGGCGGATACAACAAATGACCTCAGAGATTTCGGTAAAGGCACTTTCCCCAGATCAAAGAAACAGAAAAGGTGA